gtgAAACATGATAATGCCAAAGTGAGATTTTACACTGGATTTGTTAATTTTAGTGTTTTTTGGATGTTCTTTTCAGTACTACTTAAACATGGAGCAGATAAGCTGAATTATTGGGAAGGAGAATCCCGATCCATGGGTGAAAAATCCTACCAACAAGAAGGAAATTTAAAACCAGGAAGAAAGCGCTTTTTAAGACCAATTGATGAATTCTTTATGGTTATGATGCGATTGCGACTAGGACTTCTGCAGGAACATTTAGCTGATATTTTTAGAGTGTCTGAATCCACTGTTTCTCGTATAATGAACACTTGGATTAACTTTCTATTTGATAATTGCAAATCATTAGTAACCTGGCCAACACGAGAACAAATAGTTTGTAACTTGCCAAAACTTTTCACTGGGCATCCAGATACAAGAATTGTGGTAGATTGCACTGAATTTTACATTGAAAAACCTTCATCATTAAAGGCTCAATGGATGACATGGTCTGAATACAAGCACTCTAACACCTTCAAGGTACTGATTGGTGTAACACCAAGTGGCATGGTAACTTTCATTTCTAGACTGTGGGGAGGAAATGTGTCAGATCGTCACATTGTGCAACATGATGAATTTTTGCCAAAACTAAGCAAAGGGGATGTAATTATGGCTGATAAGGGCTTCACCGTAGAAGACCTGCTTCCAGCTGATGTGGGACTAAATATGCCACCAAGAGTCTCAACGAAGAAGCAGATGTCACACCTGGaattttttaaaaccaataGCATTGCTTCTGCAAGAATAGTTGTGGAAATGAAAATGGAGCAAATAAAAAACTATAATATACTAAACTCTCGTTTACCAATATCTGAGGCTCATTTATCAGAGcaaatgattttcatttgtgccgcatttacaaatttgttgCCTCCACTTCTTAAATAAAACTGTTCATGTATTTTGCTTGCTAATCATGCCAATTTAacttccaaaatttaaaacttattaaGACCAAATAATGGAAATTCCAagatattcatatattttgtatttaatggTTGTACATACACAGTGTCAGGGATGCAACATAATCAGTTGAAATtgttgtatacatttttgtatgctTAAAAGCAGAATCGATAGAAAAATATGACTAAAATTATATATAGTTATTTTCAGTATGTCTGTCATGTctgtcattaaaaataaaacattttaaatcatgggaactcttttaaaaaaattaaaacacaagtttattttaacaaaattaatatatacttggtgtatttttgtcaaaagaATCAACACTTATATGAAAGAAATAACCTTTACTTTAATTATCAAatgattatattatttaaaaactttaacctacattttataattcatataaTTTCTTTCAACTGTTCTGTCTGTTGTAAATGGAAAGTGTCAGGAGTGCAACAATTCTGGTTAAACACGGTGttgatatacaatttttttttatttattattattgatatttgaataatttttttttggtgtacgCCTTCTAAAAGGGTTACTCGTACATGGAAAGTAATTTATCTTCATTTTCTTATCATttgttatcattataaaatcttttttgaaCCTGAGCCTCCAAAAAAAATGagggagaaaaaaaaaaaaaaaatgtaaaacaaactgTATTTATGACAGAAACTAATAACTATATTTCCTGCAATTATTTGCAGAGCAAAAAAAACTGTCAATCTCGGTTTTGAATTCTTTTCAAAAGGTAGTAAGCAATGTGTTCATGGTGTtcatgttatgtttttttttgtgttatatcctgttaataaaaatgatgaaacttttttaatcatttcttgATTTTATTGCCCTCTTGGattttacaaactttaattaACATAGAACCTAAAATTACCAAAGAAAAAGTATTTCAACTCGATTGACAAAAACATTCAGTTCCTGcctcatttattttgtattcactTTCATCCGCCATGTCCATCCTCAACAGATGTTGATTTTGGAGAGAAATTTTAGGTGTAAACAGtttgtctgtccatctgtcagtCCGACATCAGTTTCTcactcttttttatttatttgttcttgaagatattgatttgatatttggtatataattttataatgactCGATTCCTATCAATTTCGAATTTTGTCTTAAGTCTGATGATTTTGTCCAGAGTTATGGTTCTTGGACTTTTGTTTTGGCATgactacttttatttttgtttaaatttgttttctttattttgtacataaatcaggtcattagttttctggtttcaattgttttacatttgtcagttaGCATGGTTATGGCCTTTTATATCCTACTATGCAATATGGGTTTCACTCACTATTGAAGGTCATACAGGtctttgtaaatttctgtgACATTTAAATTTAGTCTCATgtggaaaattgtctcattggcaatcatgtaccacatctttttattaatatttatttcatttatacgaaccatgaaaacttaactttgactaTTGAACCCTGGAACTGAGATGAACCGACCAGGCATTCATGTATCATACAATCATTTCattcaacaaatataataaGATAAGAAGAGGGGCTAAAtagtatgtacatgtacattgtacctgAACAAAGGGACAAGAGGTCAGTATCATGAGTCTATAGCTAGACTCAATGTTCTGATAGGCATACacaatctgatgtacagtagttgtcgtttgtttatgtaatttatacgtgtttctctgttttttatatagattagaccgttggttttcccgtttgaatggttctTCACGTCTAGTAATTTTGGTGCCCTTTAAAGCTttttgttcagtgtgagccaaggctccgtgttgaaggccgtacattgacctataatggtttacttttataaattgttatttggatggagagttgtctcattggcattcataccacatcttccgaCATctatgataaacatgataaaacaccAAGAaggtttaaataatttaattaacaaTAACACCTTTGATGAATGAtgataacaaatcaattaataaacaatgtcatacAGCAATAATAAGATTCtcatttaagtacaaaaatatgggggaaaaaaatatttcttacaatttacaataatttgattttggatgtaacgcatcttctgattggctgacgtcgttttgtttatcagcccatagacataatatagtcatgtgaccgtgacgttttttcatgatttactccggtttaaaatgaaatttagaattaaattataagaaataattatcactgtaatattttttctgtctattcgaaataacataaaatatgtggtgcacactttaaaataacccgctacgtgggttattcagtgtgcaccacattttttatgttatttcttcatagacagaaaaaatattacagttattccttaaatgtcaaaaaaaataattgttaaaactCCTAAATCATAAAAacttaatttcaaaaatcataatGTAAAAGtctcaaaaatcaaaataatcctCAATAAGAAATTgccaaagtaaataaaaaatatgaataagagCTCGAGATGAACTTTAATTTGTCTCAATGCTGCACACAATCAACTGGTACATACCAATGGAAAGTCTTATATATAGGTCCAGTATAAAAGAAATGTGTAGTGAGAGGTTATTATTATATAGTTTCTGAAACTCTGAAGCCTttccaaaatttgaaaatgctacttatattaaaataagaaattaatcATTTCGACGacatgaaaatgaaagtgcTTTGATCAAATAAAGCAAAATTGAAACTACATTAAACAATGGCTCGTCCCATAATGTTTTTGGTAAAACTTATACATCTGTCATAGCCCCATACtaataatacaatgtatatataataacaattcatgtttacaaacaaattatttgagTAAACTGTGACATGTCGAGTACTTGcaaatatcatacatgtacatgccaTAGGCATGATAGATAAAGATAATATTTGCcacttacatgtaatataaaacaCCAACTCATCCATCAATGACATCTTTTCTACTTTAATAAAAGAATTACTCCATAATGCTTTATGCTATAAACTATTgccatcaacatgatcaaagttTTTGgatgtttttatgtttgtttcatttacatgtatacaagTGCCAAAAAATTAGAGATAATAGTCATAGAAAAATTTGTTTGTGGTATgatataaccatgataactaccgtatagtcatgatagtattAAAAAGACTAAAGGACAAATGTGTGAATAATAACTaggaattaaaaattataagcttctcaatgatcaaaattaatatttgtcaaactgctatatattcaatgatttttttctgataaagtgtgtggttcaagtttttttgaaatttttatatttttgtcaaagtcatgaaagtgtcaaagttaatattttgtaaaaattttatgaaaattaaatgagcaGGGAAcatttattgctgtttatatttatatcagctattttggatatacatgtatattaaagtaGGTTTCTGATAGTCAAAATGGTAGTTAACAAGTTAAATTCTAATACAGTGGTTTCCCCCGTTCTACTCTCCTTGTAAATATTTCTGGTATAACACAACCAATATAAAATTCTTTGAGCTTTTGCAACATAGAATTCCATGTAGATTCATCAAAGTTAATTCTCTCTACACTGATACCTTTTTTAGTCCAAATTACAAAATCTACCCAGTTCAGTTCATACACTCCTAACTGACCCTGAACCTGATACAT
The nucleotide sequence above comes from Mytilus trossulus isolate FHL-02 chromosome 5, PNRI_Mtr1.1.1.hap1, whole genome shotgun sequence. Encoded proteins:
- the LOC134718071 gene encoding uncharacterized protein LOC134718071, with translation MNAASSTMFTKKKSTGKKYCCVPGCSHTSDKIGPDGTKFILHRIPMSEKKAHIKKLWIQRLKNVRANLIVNDSTRVCSAHFDGPFTHESIPTIFPSKPMKKVTTRRPLFRKEVHSENTNTDTAELDENENIKIPNISIMKDLNIASDIDKVNTCSFRTSCTQTKITTFTTNASTCTTTDNIETDIKIHSVSVGIQTDLPQITIENVKHDNAKVRFYTGFVNFSVFWMFFSVLLKHGADKLNYWEGESRSMGEKSYQQEGNLKPGRKRFLRPIDEFFMVMMRLRLGLLQEHLADIFRVSESTVSRIMNTWINFLFDNCKSLVTWPTREQIVCNLPKLFTGHPDTRIVVDCTEFYIEKPSSLKAQWMTWSEYKHSNTFKVLIGVTPSGMVTFISRLWGGNVSDRHIVQHDEFLPKLSKGDVIMADKGFTVEDLLPADVGLNMPPRVSTKKQMSHLEFFKTNSIASARIVVEMKMEQIKNYNILNSRLPISEAHLSEQMIFICAAFTNLLPPLLK